A genome region from Lucilia cuprina isolate Lc7/37 chromosome 3, ASM2204524v1, whole genome shotgun sequence includes the following:
- the LOC124418862 gene encoding uncharacterized protein LOC124418862 — protein MYKTIRHGENSLQYTILPQNDDFRLEDKIKAASGGGGGGIKKSKTKKPKRRSFFAYLGLLFVCTVIIGAVLVPFLVSAECLPNPTEWFLKTKNAFSPKPLELKDHVPTHLSTQNNILINKGNLALNVGKPVKIINKDGVEKFILKVNKSLSTEAPNQLTANVNNSNKDLQSSTTDKISITHLNLNADTSSTQPSATESKTADANLLKTPITQTTLSQAATTTVAAAATTTPLPTTLSTFLNRPLSSASAVPSVPRASLQSALNQNINSSSTQPTITTRIMQVPLLKSTAKKPAIPPVLVKNLSPIQPTPDNSNLNDILPVKTLESVNGHGKDEKNSDWIHSHWPYIDPSTYFQWNVSTKYLISN, from the coding sequence ATGTATAAAACCATAAGGCACGGTGAGAATAGTTTGCAATATACGATTTTACCGCAAAATGATGATTTTCGATTGGAGGACAAAATAAAGGCGGCCTCAGGTGGGGGTGGTGGGGGTATAAAGAAATCGAAAACTAAAAAACCCAAAAGAAGATCCTTTTTTGCCTATTTGGGTCTGCTGTTTGTGTGCACCGTTATTATAGGGGCCGTTTTGGTGCCTTTTCTAGTGTCCGCCGAATGTCTACCTAATCCTACGGAATGGtttctaaaaactaaaaatgcttTTAGCCCTAAACCTTTGGAACTTAAGGATCATGTGCCCACTCATTTATCCACACAAAATaatatccttataaataaaGGCAATTTGGCTTTAAATGTTGGTAAACCGgtgaaaattatcaataaagaTGGtgttgaaaagtttattttgaaaGTTAATAAGTCACTTAGCACAGAAGCTCCTAACCAGCTAACTGCTAATGTAAACAACTCTAATAAAGATCTACAAAGCTCTACAACTGACAAAATTTCCATAACACATTTAAACCTAAATGCAGACACCAGCTCAACACAACCCTCTGCCACAGAATCGAAAACAGCTGATGCTAATCTTCTTAAAACCCCAATAACTCAAACTACTTTAAGTCAAGCAGCCACTACTACCGTTGCTGCTGCTGCCACCACTACCCCCCTTCCCACTACTCTCTCAACATTCCTCAATCGTCCTTTGTCATCGGCCTCTGCTGTACCCAGCGTACCGAGAGCCTCTTTACAGTCagctttaaatcaaaatatcaaTAGTTCTTCAACACAACCCACTATTACGACACGTATAATGCAGGTGCCTCTTTTAAAATCGACCGCTAAGAAACCTGCTATACCAccagttttagttaaaaatctcTCACCTATACAACCTACACCTGATAATAgtaatttaaatgatattttaccCGTTAAAACGTTGGAAAGTGTTAATGGACATGGCAAGgatgaaaaaaattcagatTGGATACATTCTCATTGGCCGTATATAGATCCGTCGACATATTTTCAATGGAATGTAAGTACGAAATATTTGatatcaaactaa